CCCGGACACGTAGTCGAGCCAGCTACTGAGAACCGCCGGGTTCCGCGCCACGTCCCAACGTTCCAGGAAGGAGCGGCCGGCCACCTCGATGTCGGCCATGACCAGCCCTGGCTCCTCCGCACCTGCCGCAGCGACCACCTGCCCGTCGGGACCGATGATCCGGGTCGCCCCTCCGCCTTCGCGTCTCCCCGTTGTCCCGGCGACATCGGCCGCGATCACCCAGCAGTCGTTCTCCACGGCCCGGGCGACGAGCGTGGACCGCGTCCTGACCGCCCAGCCCCGGGTGACCTCCGCGGGCAGGTCGTTGTTGAGCGGACACACCAGGATGCGCGCGCCGGCCAGCGCCAGGAGGCGGGACGGCTCGACGAAGTTGGCGTCATTGCAGATCACGACGCCGAAGGCGTGGTCGCCCTCCTGGTACAGGGGCAGGTCCTCGCCGGGGCTGAAGGCTGATTCCCTGGGGAAGAGTTTGCGGGTGACGTCTCCGATCAGCCGGCCGCCGCGCACGACCGCCGCGGAGCTGTGCAACCGGCCGTCGGCCGAGCGTTCGGTGAATCCGGCGACGACGGTCATCGTGGGCGGGCAGTCACGCAGGGGGGCGATCAGCTCCGTGTACGGCGGTGACATCGCGACGGCCTCGGCGGCCGGTCGGTCCGTCGGCATGCCGCCGAAGTAGCACTCGGGCAGGACGAGCAGTTCGACCGCCTCTCGTGCGCAGCGCTCGATCGCCCGTGGGAGATCGCCGGCCGCCGATACGGCGAGCTTCGCCTGCAGCGCCGCCACTCTCATGCGCGGACACCGAGGAAGCGTTCACGGATGGCTTGGACGTCCTGCGCGTGGAGCCCCGCCGCCCGCAGATGGGCTTCCACATCGAGTCCCTTCAAGGCGTCCAGCATGGCGGCGCGGGCTGTGGTGTTCTTGCACGCCAGGATGTCCCGGATCTCGTTGTCCGACCGGACGGCGGCACCCCACCGGATCACCCCGCCACCGGCCACCGGGATGCCGCCGAGGTCGCGAACGTTGAAGCAGCCTTGCCAGCCGAGGTCACGATCGGTACGCGCCATCCCGATGTCAGCACTCATGCGTCATTTGACGCACACAGCTCCGGATCCGTTCTTCTCTTCGGGGCTCACGACGGGCACCTTCCCGGCGGAGCCGAGCCGATCGCCGAGCAGGGTGATCGCGGCCGGCAACAACACACCCCTGACAAGGGTCGCGTCGATCAAGATGGCGACGGAGAGCCCGACGCCCATCATCTTGTACTCGATCGCCGACAGCGCCAGGAACACACTGAAGGCAGCGGTCATGATAACGGCGGCGCTGGTGACAACGCCGGAGCTGGCGCCGATCCCGGTGACGACGGCTTGGCGCACCGAGGCGCCGGCGGCCTGGCGTTCCCGGATCCTGCTGAGAATGAAGATGTGGTAGTCCATGCTCAGTCCGAACAGAATCGCGAACATGAACAGCGGCAACCAGCCGATCACGCCGCCGTACGGTGTGAAGCCAAGCGCCGCGCTCAAGTGGCCGTCCTGGAACACCCAGGTCAGCACGCCATACGCGGCGCCGAGCGACAGCAGGTTGAGCAGGATCGACACAAGAGCCACCGCCAGGGACCGAAACGAGACCGCCAGCAGTACGAGCGCGAACGCAAGCACGAATCCGATCACCAGCGGTGATCGTTCGGTGATCTGCTTGGTGAAGTCGTACGCGAACGCGGTCTTGCCCGACACCGCGTAGTCCACGCCCTGCAGCGAGCCGAGCGCGGCCGGAGCCTTGACGGCTCGCAACTCCTCCAGGGATCGGTTGGCCACCTCGCCCGTGCCGAAGTCCGCCAGTGGAACGCGGGCGACCATGATCCGGTCGACGCGCACGGTGGAGATCGGATGCAGCTCCTTCACCGCTTGCAGCACCCGGGGGGCGTCCAATGCGCCAGGTCGCTTCTCCCACATGACCACCCACGCGGGCAGCGGACTGCCGGGGAAGGCCTCCTGCATGCGGATCGCCGCGTCCACGACCGGGACCTCCCGGGACAGGCTGTCGGTGACCGCCGCATCCTGGAGCCGCATCTGGAACGCCGGCAGAGTCAGCACGACGAGGGCAAGAGCAGCCAGTCCGCCCCACAGCCGCGGACGCCGTACCACTGCGCGGGCTACGGCTGTCCAGAATCGGGACTCACCGGCCGCGGTGCGGCGACGGCCCAGCCAGGGAATACGAGCCTTGTCGACGCGGTGGCCGAGCAGGGCCAGAAGAGCGGGCAGCACTGTGACCGAGCCGATCATGGCGAGTCCGACGACCAGGACGGCGCCCGCGGTCAGGCCCTGGAAGTTGTCCAGGCCCGTGAACAGCAGGCCGCTCAGGCACAGCATCACGGTGAGGCCGGAGACGAGCACCACGTGCCCGGACGTCCGCGAGGTGATCTTGAGCGCCTCGGTCACGCTACGTCCGGCCATCCGTTCCTCACGTTCCCGGCGCAGGTAGAACAGCGAGTAGTCGATGCTGACGGCGATGCCGATCAGCAGCACGACGGACGAGGTGGCACTGTTGACAGGGACCCAGTGCGCGACCACCTGGAGCAGGCCGAACGCGCCGAGCACGGTCGTGATCGCCAGCAGCAGCGGAATCCCCACAGCGATGAGCGAGCCGAACACCACCAGCAGGATCACCACGGTGAGCGGCAGCGAAAGGAACTCGGCCCACTTCATGTCGTCCTTGATGCCGTCGTTGACCGCTGCCGACAGGCTGGCGTCTCCGGCCTGGGCCAGCCTGACGTCAGGATGCCTGGCCGCCACCTCCTTGACCGTCGACTCGATGGCGGCGCGGTGGTCGCGGAACTGCTCGCTGGGCCCGGCTATCTGGATGTTGACCAGGCCGGAGCGTCCGTCCTCGGAGATCAGGTCGGCACTGTGGGGCTCCAGAGGCGAACGCAGTTGGGCGACCGCGCCCGGCACCTGCCGCAAGCCGGCGGTCAGATCCTTGATGGCGCCCCTGACCCGCGGGTTCACGGCGAGGCGCGCACCGTCTTCGAGCGGCTGGACCAGGACGTTCTCCTGCAGCGGGACGTAGCTGGTCTGAGCATCGAGGACCCGGTCGGCCCGGCCGGACTCTCCAGGATCCGTACTCTGCGCCGAATCCAGGCCCAGAACGGTGCCGACGAGCACTGAAACGATCACCAGGGCGAACCACCCGATGATCGCGGTCATGCGATGACGGGCGGACCAACCGGCGATCCGTTCCACCAGTGGGCCGTGCGATTTGCTTTCAGGCAGCATGAACTGCTGTCCTTTCCCTGAAGGAGCGTTCCTGTGAGTGGGTGCGTACTTCTTCGTTCACCTGGGTCGCCGAGTTGCAGCTCGGCGGCCCAGGGCATGGCCCCAGGGCTACTCGACCGTCTTGAGGACCTTTTCGATCGCGGCCAGTCGTTCGTCGATCGCACCGAGCTGTCGCTCCAAGCCCTGCTGTGCGTCCACGCCGCTCGAGGCGAGCTTGCGGTATTCGACCTCACGTGCAAGCGCCGCGCGGGCCCTGGCCGTCGCGCCGATCTGCACGATGATCGCTGTGATCACGGTGGTGACGAACGCGAAGATGCCAAGAGCACCGACCACCTCCGCCAAGCTGTGTCCGCTCATCGTTCCGATCCCTCCTTGTCGGCCACGGGCACGGTCAGCGTGCCCACCGCGGTCTGGATTGACTGTGGAGTCAGTTCGATGACGAACGGATTCACCTCGTAGAACTTCATCGCCTTGCCGTCCTCCGAAAGCTCCAACCGACTCGTCACCAGCCCCGCCGCCTCCAGCTTGCGCAGGTGGACCTGCAGGAGCGGCCGGCTGATGCCGAGTTTGCGAGCGAGCCGACTCACGTAGTCGCGCTCTCCCGCGAGCGCCGCGAGGACGCGCAGCCGATGCGGATTGGCCAACGTGGCCATCACCGACAGCAGCTCGTCCCCGGTCGGCGCCGGGGCGCTCATGACGCATCCCGAGACATGCAAACAGAACTTAGCAGGTGCATAACTTTGTTCACCAACTCAGTCGGCGGCCAGGCGCTTCGGTCAGCCTGGTAGCGAGCTGTGTAAGTCCTTTCCGCGTGGCGGTGTCGCCCTGAAGAAAACGGATTGCCCCGAGGGAGAGCCCACGTTTGACTGGCCGACGTGACTGAACTGCATACCGATCGCCTCACCCTGCGTCGATGGCGTGACTCCGACCTTGAGCCATGGGCGAAGATGAACGCCGATCCCGAGGTTCGGGAGCACTTGGGCGACGTACTCACCCGCGAACAGAGCGATGCCTCTGTGGCGCGGTTCCAGGCCGAGTTCGACCTGCGAGGCTACGGGTGGTGGGCGGTTGAGGTGCAGGCCACAGGCGAGTTCATCGGCTTCGCGGGCTTGGACCGGGTGGATGAGGGCATGCCGTTCACCGGAGTGGAGATCGGCTGGAGGCTCGCCCGATCAGCCTGGGGCCACGGCTACGCCACCGAGGCCGCGCTGGCAGTACTGGCCTACGGCTTCGACACTCTCGAGTTGCCCGAGATCCTCGCTGTGACAACAGCCACCAACCTCCGTTCACAGGCGGTGATGCGCCGGATCGGCATGACCCGGGACCCGGCCGACGACTTCGACGACCTCACCGCACCCGAAGGGCCACTGCGTCCGAACGTGCTGTACCGCATCGCCCGTGGTACGAGGATGTGACGTTGGATCGCTTGATCAGGCTGACGCGTTGAGGGGGCGTCCGCCCCAGCACGTGCCCTTTTCGCTGCGGATGCGGGCGCCCGATGGCCGGCGTCCGGGGTGCGCGAGGGGACGGTAGTCCCCTCGCCGGGGGTGTGGGGGCGTGCCCCCACACCCCCGCAGCGCGAAGCGCACCCCTGCGAAGACCGCGCCTTCGGGGGGTCAGCGACCCTGGTTGGCCACTGCTTCGATGGCGGCCTTGGCGGCATCCGGGTCCAGGTATTCGCCGCCCGGCCGCCGCGGCCGGAAGTCCGTGTCCAGCTCGTACAGCAGCGGAATGCCCGTCGGGATGTTGAGGCCCGCGATCTCCTCGTCGCCGATGCCGTCCAGGTGCTTGACCAGGGCCCTCAAGGAGTTGCCGTGGGCCGCCACCAGGACCGTGCGGCCCGCCGCCAGGTCGGGGACGATCTCGTCGTACCAGTACGGGAGCATGCGGTCGACGACGTCCTTCAGGCACTCCGTACGGGGCATCAGCTCTGAGGGCAGCAGGGCGTAGCGGGGGTCGCCGGCCTGGGAGTATTCGTCGTCGTCCGCGATCGGGGGCGGCGGCACGTCGTACGAGCGGCGCCACAGCATGAACTGCTCGTCGCCGAACTCCTCGCGCGTCTGCGCCTTGTTCTTGCCCTGGAGTGCGCCGTAGTGGCGCTCGTTGAGGCGCCAGCTGCGCTTGACCGGCAGCCAGGCCAGGTCGGCCTCTCCCAGCGCCAACTGGGCCGTCTGGATGGCCCTGGTGAGCAGGCTGGTGTGGACGACGTCCGGGCGCAGCCCGCTGTCCTGGAGGAGCTTGCCGCCGCGGCGGGCCTCGTCCTCGCCCTTGGCCGAGAGGGTCACGTCCACCCAGCCGGTGAACAGGCCCTTCGCGTTCCAGTCACTCTCGCCGTGCCTAAGCAGCACCAAAGTCGCCATGTCGCCAATCCTATGGTTACCGGAGTCGGGGGCGGTTCTGTGGATCAAACGTCAACGCTGGGGGTCGGCGAAACGGGCGAACGCCTGCAGGTTGGCGAGCGACTCCCCGCGCTTGGCCCGCCACTCCCACTCCCGCCGGATCGACGACGCGAAGCCGAGCTCCAGGGCCCGGTCGAACCAGTCGTCCGAGTACGTCAGCACGCACCCCAGCAGCCGGTCCACCTCGTCCTGCGTGATGGCGGCCAGCGGCACCCGTCCCACCAGGTAGACGTCCCCGACGGGGTCGAGCGAGAAGTGCACGCCGTACATCGAGCCGTTCTTGCCGAGCAGCCAGCGGTAGAACTCGGTGTGGTTCTCGTCGGGCTGGCGGCAGAAGAACGCCTCGACGTGCAGCGCCTGCTCCCCCACGATCAGCCAGGTCATGGTGGCGAGCTTGTGTTGGCCGGGCAGTTTGACCAGGAACGCCCCCGGTCGCGGCTCGTCGTAGGAGACGTCCGCGGCCTTGAGCGCGGCTTCGACGACATCGCGCATGCCGACCAGGATAGAGGCCGCCAGAACAAAAGTACGGAGCTAGAAGTTCAGGGCGACGGGCTTCTTGTGCATGTGCGCGGCGGCGGCCGCGTACACCTCCGTCAACCGGGCCGCGGTCGCCTGCCAGCCGAACGCGGCCGCATGCGACCGGGCGCCCTGCGCCAGCGAGTCGCGCCAGCGCGGCGAGGCGACGAAGCGGCGCAGCGCCTGCGCCCACTGCGCCGGGTCGTGGCCGTCCACGAGCAGCCCGGACACACCGTCCCGTACGGCGGTGCGCAGCCCGCCCACGGCGGCGGCCACAACGGGCGTGCCGCACGCCTGCGACTCCAGCGCGACGAGGCCGAACGACTCGCTGTACGAGGGCACGACCGTCACCGAGGCCGCCCGGTACCAGTCGGCCAGCTCCTCCTGCGGGGCCGGGGGCACGAGGCGGACGACGTCCGAGATGCCGAGTTCGGTGGCCATCTCGGCGAGAAGGGACGGTCTGGCCAGGCCGTTGCCCGACGGGCCGCCGACGCAGGCCACGACCAGGCGGTCACGGAGTGACGGGTCGTCGATGAGCATCCTGGAGGCGGCGCGGAGCAGGACGTCCGGGGCCTTGAGCGGCTGGATGCGGCCGACGAAGAGCAGCACGTGCGCGTCCTGAGGCAGGCCGAGCCGGCGGCGGGCGGCGCCTTGCGAGGCGGGCTGGAAGACGGTGAGGTTGACGCCCGGGTTCACGACGGCGACGCGCTGCTCGTCGGCGCGGTACAGCTCGATGAGCTCGCGCGCCTCGTCGACGGTGTTGGCCACGAGGCGGTCGGCGACGTCCACGACCTGCTGCTCGCCGACCACGCGGGCCTGCGGCTCCGGCTTGTCACCCCGGGCGAGGAGGAGGTTCTTGACCTTGGCCATGGTGTGCATGGTGTGCACGAGCGGCACGCCCCAGCGCTCCTTGGCCAGCCAGCCGACCTGGCCGGACAGCCAGTAGTGGGAGTGGATGACGTCGTAGCGGCCCGGGTCGTACATGGCCTCGGTGCGCAGCACCTCGGACAGGAACGCGCAGAGCTGGCTCGGGAGCTCGCTCCTGTCCATCTCCTCGTACGGGCCCGCGGTGAGGTGCCGTACGAGGACGCCCGGGGCGAGTTCGGCCACGGGTGGGAGGTCGCGCGCGGTGGCCCGGGTGAAGATCTCCACCTCCACGCCGAGCTGAGCGAGGCGTTTGGCGGACTCGACGATGTACACGTTCATGCCCCCGGCGTCGCCCGTCCCGGGCTGGTCCAGGGGTGACGTGTGCATGCTGATGGTCGCGACCCGGCTCACCCGTCGTCGCTTCACTCCACACCACCTCCAAGTCGGATACAACCATCCAGATTTTTGCGACATTCCCGACATTGGGTCATAACTAGGTGTTTAGGGCGGCCGTGAACCGGCTGTCGCCTTTCAGAGCCGGGGCACGAGGCGGGCGTGGGGTGGGGGCGGGGCGGCTGGCAGGATGAAGGGCATGCGGAGAACGGCTGTGGTGACCGGGGCGAGCAGTGGGATCGGCGAGGCGACCGCGCGGAGGCTCGCCGCCGAGGGTTTCGAGGTGGTGGCGGGCGCGCGCAGGCGCGAGCGGCTGGACAAGCTGGCCGCGGACGTGGAGTCGATCAGACCCGTGACGCTGGACGTGACCTCCCAGGAGTCGGTCGACGCGCTGGTGGACTCGCTCGAGCGCTGCGACGTGCTGATCAACAACGCCGGCGGCGCCCTCGGCCTGGAGTCGGTGGCGGAGGGCCGGCTGGACGACTGGCAGCGCATGTACGACGTCAACGTGCTCGGCTCCCTGCGCATGACCCAGGCGCTCGTCCCCAAGCTCGTCGAGTCGGGCGACGGCGTGCTGGTGATGATCACTTCGACTGCGGGCCTGGTGTCGTACGAGGGCGGCGGCGGCTACTGCGCGGCCAAGCACGCCCAGACGTCGATGGTCGAGACGCTCCGCCTGGAGCTGGTCGGGCAGCCGGTGCGGGTCGTGGAGATCGCCCCGGGCATGGTGCAGAGCGAGGGGTTCGCGGTCACCCGCTTCCGCGGGGACGAGGAGGCCGCCGCGCGGGTCTACGCGGGCGTGCCCGACCCGCTGAGCTCGGACGACGTGGCCGACGCGGTCGCCTGGTGCGTGACCCGCCCCGCCCACGTGAACATCGACCGCATGATCATCCGGCCGAGGGCCCAGGCCGCCCAGCACAAGGTGCACCGCGTCAGTGGCTAGAGCCCGCGACCCGCGCCGGACAGTGCGCGTGTCGCCGGTCGGCACGATCACCCGGGGCACGACCGGGCACAACCGGCTGCGCCGCTCCGACCGGTGGGTCGTCGCCGTGCACGGCGGGCTGCTGCGGGCCGCGGAGCGGCCGCTCGTGGTGGATCTCGGGTACGGGGCGTCGCACACCACGACGCTGGAGCTGTTCACCCGGCTGCGCAGGGTGGCCCCGGGGGTCGAGGTGGTCGGGATCGAGATCGATCCGGCCAGGGTGGCGGTGGCGAAGCCGTACGAGAGGGAGGGGCTGAGCTTCCGGCTGGGCGGCTTCGAGCTGCCCGTCTCGCGCCCGCCGACGCTGGTGCGGGCCTTCAACGTCCTCCGGCAGTACGGCGAGGCCGAGGCGTGGCACTACTGGGACGTGCTCAGGAGCGGGCTGGCACCGGACGGCGTCCTGGTCGAGGGGACGTCGTCCGAGAACGGCCGGCGGGCGATCTGGGCAGGGCTGTCGCCGGAAGGGCCGCGGACGATCACGTTCTCGGCGCGTTTCGATGCTTTCGAGCGGCCTTCGGACCTGGCCGACCGCCTGCCCAAGACCCTCATCCACCGGAACGTGCCCGGTGAGCGGATTCATGCGTTCCTGAGCGATTTCGACCATGCCTGGGCGATGAGCGCGCCATATGGGGCTCACGGGCTGAAGCAGCGGTGGCTGGCCGCCGTGCGGGTGCTGTCCACGTCGTGGCCGGTGCCCATGGTCCCGCCGCTGGGCGGCCCGGCCCGCTGGCGGCTCGGCGAGCTGACTCTCCCCTGGTCGGCCGTCGACCCGCGCTGAGAAACCGCCGCCGTCAGAGGAGCGTCTCGAACACGGCGTAGGCCGCGCTGTCGAACAGCACGAAACGGACGTCCGCCACGGACGTGTCCGCCTGCCGCACCGCGTCGAGCGCGATCCGCGCGGCGTCGTCCAAGGGCCAGCCGTAGATGCCGGTCGAGATCGCGGGAAAGGCCACCGACCTGGCCCCCAGCGAGTCGGCCACCCGCAGCGACTCCCGGTAGCAGGAGGCCAGCAGCTCCGAGCGGTCTTCCGACTTCGAGTGAACCGGCCCGACCGTGTGGATCACCCACTTCGCGGGCAGCCGCCCGGCCGTCGTGGCCACCGCCTGGCCAGTGGGCAGGCCCTTTCCGTAGTGACCGGCCCGCAGCCGCCTGCACTCCTCGAGGATCTCCGGCCCGCCGCGGCGGTGAATCGCGCCGTCCACCCCTCCGCCGCCCATGAGGGAGGAGTTGGCGGCGTTGACGACGGCGTCCGCGCGCTGCTCGGTGATGTCGCCGCGCACCAGCGTGATCTCCATCGCACCGAGAGTGTCATCATCGGCCGTCCCGCGCCAGCACCGGGGCCATGCGTACGGCCAGCAGGGCGAGCGCCGGCAGCGGCAGGAGCATGGACACGGCCCCGGCCAGGCGCTGGTCGGCGAGGAGGCCGGGCGCTCCTGGCGGGGCCACGAGCGAGAGCCAGCCGGCCGCCACCGCGG
The nucleotide sequence above comes from Nonomuraea helvata. Encoded proteins:
- a CDS encoding carbon-nitrogen hydrolase family protein; protein product: MRVAALQAKLAVSAAGDLPRAIERCAREAVELLVLPECYFGGMPTDRPAAEAVAMSPPYTELIAPLRDCPPTMTVVAGFTERSADGRLHSSAAVVRGGRLIGDVTRKLFPRESAFSPGEDLPLYQEGDHAFGVVICNDANFVEPSRLLALAGARILVCPLNNDLPAEVTRGWAVRTRSTLVARAVENDCWVIAADVAGTTGRREGGGATRIIGPDGQVVAAAGAEEPGLVMADIEVAGRSFLERWDVARNPAVLSSWLDYVSGQRSES
- a CDS encoding tyrosine-protein phosphatase, giving the protein MSADIGMARTDRDLGWQGCFNVRDLGGIPVAGGGVIRWGAAVRSDNEIRDILACKNTTARAAMLDALKGLDVEAHLRAAGLHAQDVQAIRERFLGVRA
- a CDS encoding MMPL family transporter, with translation MTAIIGWFALVIVSVLVGTVLGLDSAQSTDPGESGRADRVLDAQTSYVPLQENVLVQPLEDGARLAVNPRVRGAIKDLTAGLRQVPGAVAQLRSPLEPHSADLISEDGRSGLVNIQIAGPSEQFRDHRAAIESTVKEVAARHPDVRLAQAGDASLSAAVNDGIKDDMKWAEFLSLPLTVVILLVVFGSLIAVGIPLLLAITTVLGAFGLLQVVAHWVPVNSATSSVVLLIGIAVSIDYSLFYLRREREERMAGRSVTEALKITSRTSGHVVLVSGLTVMLCLSGLLFTGLDNFQGLTAGAVLVVGLAMIGSVTVLPALLALLGHRVDKARIPWLGRRRTAAGESRFWTAVARAVVRRPRLWGGLAALALVVLTLPAFQMRLQDAAVTDSLSREVPVVDAAIRMQEAFPGSPLPAWVVMWEKRPGALDAPRVLQAVKELHPISTVRVDRIMVARVPLADFGTGEVANRSLEELRAVKAPAALGSLQGVDYAVSGKTAFAYDFTKQITERSPLVIGFVLAFALVLLAVSFRSLAVALVSILLNLLSLGAAYGVLTWVFQDGHLSAALGFTPYGGVIGWLPLFMFAILFGLSMDYHIFILSRIRERQAAGASVRQAVVTGIGASSGVVTSAAVIMTAAFSVFLALSAIEYKMMGVGLSVAILIDATLVRGVLLPAAITLLGDRLGSAGKVPVVSPEEKNGSGAVCVK
- a CDS encoding ArsR/SmtB family transcription factor, yielding MSAPAPTGDELLSVMATLANPHRLRVLAALAGERDYVSRLARKLGISRPLLQVHLRKLEAAGLVTSRLELSEDGKAMKFYEVNPFVIELTPQSIQTAVGTLTVPVADKEGSER
- a CDS encoding GNAT family N-acetyltransferase, producing MTELHTDRLTLRRWRDSDLEPWAKMNADPEVREHLGDVLTREQSDASVARFQAEFDLRGYGWWAVEVQATGEFIGFAGLDRVDEGMPFTGVEIGWRLARSAWGHGYATEAALAVLAYGFDTLELPEILAVTTATNLRSQAVMRRIGMTRDPADDFDDLTAPEGPLRPNVLYRIARGTRM
- a CDS encoding phosphoglyceromutase, with the translated sequence MATLVLLRHGESDWNAKGLFTGWVDVTLSAKGEDEARRGGKLLQDSGLRPDVVHTSLLTRAIQTAQLALGEADLAWLPVKRSWRLNERHYGALQGKNKAQTREEFGDEQFMLWRRSYDVPPPPIADDDEYSQAGDPRYALLPSELMPRTECLKDVVDRMLPYWYDEIVPDLAAGRTVLVAAHGNSLRALVKHLDGIGDEEIAGLNIPTGIPLLYELDTDFRPRRPGGEYLDPDAAKAAIEAVANQGR
- a CDS encoding YbjN domain-containing protein, which produces MRDVVEAALKAADVSYDEPRPGAFLVKLPGQHKLATMTWLIVGEQALHVEAFFCRQPDENHTEFYRWLLGKNGSMYGVHFSLDPVGDVYLVGRVPLAAITQDEVDRLLGCVLTYSDDWFDRALELGFASSIRREWEWRAKRGESLANLQAFARFADPQR
- the mshA gene encoding D-inositol-3-phosphate glycosyltransferase, whose amino-acid sequence is MKRRRVSRVATISMHTSPLDQPGTGDAGGMNVYIVESAKRLAQLGVEVEIFTRATARDLPPVAELAPGVLVRHLTAGPYEEMDRSELPSQLCAFLSEVLRTEAMYDPGRYDVIHSHYWLSGQVGWLAKERWGVPLVHTMHTMAKVKNLLLARGDKPEPQARVVGEQQVVDVADRLVANTVDEARELIELYRADEQRVAVVNPGVNLTVFQPASQGAARRRLGLPQDAHVLLFVGRIQPLKAPDVLLRAASRMLIDDPSLRDRLVVACVGGPSGNGLARPSLLAEMATELGISDVVRLVPPAPQEELADWYRAASVTVVPSYSESFGLVALESQACGTPVVAAAVGGLRTAVRDGVSGLLVDGHDPAQWAQALRRFVASPRWRDSLAQGARSHAAAFGWQATAARLTEVYAAAAAHMHKKPVALNF
- a CDS encoding SDR family NAD(P)-dependent oxidoreductase translates to MRRTAVVTGASSGIGEATARRLAAEGFEVVAGARRRERLDKLAADVESIRPVTLDVTSQESVDALVDSLERCDVLINNAGGALGLESVAEGRLDDWQRMYDVNVLGSLRMTQALVPKLVESGDGVLVMITSTAGLVSYEGGGGYCAAKHAQTSMVETLRLELVGQPVRVVEIAPGMVQSEGFAVTRFRGDEEAAARVYAGVPDPLSSDDVADAVAWCVTRPAHVNIDRMIIRPRAQAAQHKVHRVSG
- a CDS encoding class I SAM-dependent methyltransferase, with protein sequence MARARDPRRTVRVSPVGTITRGTTGHNRLRRSDRWVVAVHGGLLRAAERPLVVDLGYGASHTTTLELFTRLRRVAPGVEVVGIEIDPARVAVAKPYEREGLSFRLGGFELPVSRPPTLVRAFNVLRQYGEAEAWHYWDVLRSGLAPDGVLVEGTSSENGRRAIWAGLSPEGPRTITFSARFDAFERPSDLADRLPKTLIHRNVPGERIHAFLSDFDHAWAMSAPYGAHGLKQRWLAAVRVLSTSWPVPMVPPLGGPARWRLGELTLPWSAVDPR
- a CDS encoding O-acetyl-ADP-ribose deacetylase, with translation MEITLVRGDITEQRADAVVNAANSSLMGGGGVDGAIHRRGGPEILEECRRLRAGHYGKGLPTGQAVATTAGRLPAKWVIHTVGPVHSKSEDRSELLASCYRESLRVADSLGARSVAFPAISTGIYGWPLDDAARIALDAVRQADTSVADVRFVLFDSAAYAVFETLL